TCAAGTAAATACGGCACAGCACCTACATGGTCTTCGTGGGCATGAGTTAAAAACAGAGCTTTAAATCTAGCAGCATTATCATAAACATAAGTAAAATCTGGTATAACCAGATCTACACCAAGCATATCCTCTTCAGGAAACATCAGTCCCGCATCAATTAAAATAGCATTTGACTTGTCTTCTATTACAGTACAGTTTAGTCCAATCTCAGATAAACCTCCAAGCGGTATAACATTTATACCCATCTTTTCTCCTTTAAATATTTAAAAAAATTATATATTTCATGAATGTCAAGCTGTCTTGGTCTTGCATTCAAGATTAAATTTTCATTTGTATTTAATTTAATAAATTTCCTAATANNNNNNNNNNCTTATGTTATTTCTTACGGTTTTGTTTGGCTGAGCAAAAAGTATTTTTAAAAAATCAAAAAAATCCTCTTCTATTGGAGTATTAAATAAACTAACATCATAAGGTACAAGCTCCACTACGCTTGATACAACCTTTGGTGGCGGTTTGAATGCACTAGGCTCAACATCAAAAACTTTCCTAACTTTGCAAAAAAGCTGAACAAAAATGCTAAACTTTGAATATTCTTTTGTATTTGGCTTTGCAATCATTGTTTGAGCAACTTCTTTTTGTACCATAAAAACCATTTTTTTTATAAGGTCTTTTTGTTTAATCATATTGGATATAATTTTTTTGGATACATTATAGGGTAGATTGCCTACAACACAATATACTTTATTTAATTTAAACGAAGTTGCATCAGATTTTATAACATTTACATTTCTATAATTGCTAAATTTTTCTTTTAGATACTCTACCATATCGTTATCTAGTTCAATTGCATCTATATTAAATCCTTTTTTTATAAGACCTTCTGTTAAAGCACCCTTTCCTGGTCCGATTTCTAAAACCTCACACGATTCATCAATTATTAAAGATACAATACGCCAAACAACATTTTTTTCGGATAAAAAATGTTGCCCTAGCGATTTTTTAGCGTACATTTAATCATATTGTAGGCTTGAAGTATTGCTTCTTGCATACTTTGAAAGCTTGCTATAAATTTGCCTGCTATATCAAATGCACTACCATGGTCTGGGGAGGTTCTAATAATTGGCAAGCCCAATGTTATATTCACGCTTTTATCAAAATAAAGCGCTTTCAATACGCTCAAGCCTTGATCATGATACATACTAACAAATAAATCATAAATTTTTCTATTTTGAGGTATAAATGCAGTATCCGCAGCAACAGAACCTACCACATCTATACCTAATTCTTTTGCCTGTTCAACTGCTGGTATAATTTCTAATTCCTCCTGACTGCCAAACATACCATTTTCTGAGTTGTGTGGGTTAAGTGAACAAACAAGTATTTTAGGTTTTTTAACACCAAACTTTACAATCAAATCTTTATGGCTTATTAAAATAGTATTAAATACACGCTCTTTTGTTACAAGATCGCTTACCTGCCTTAAACTCACATGTGTTGTAACAAGACTAACTCTAAAATTTCTATAGCCAAGCATCATTACATACTTTTTCGTATTTGTTTTTTGCGCTAAAATTTCAGTATGACCTGGATAATTAAAACCTGCTAAATTCATAGCTTTTTTATTTATCGGAGCGCTAACGTAGGCATCTATTTTTTGGCTTATTGCCATATCTATAGCATAATTAATAGACTCAAAAGCTAACTTACCAGACTGTTTATCAATTTGGCCAATAGCTACCTCTTTTGGATTAGAACTCGTGCAATTAAATACATTTAACACTTCTTCTTTTATATCATCCAACCTATCAATTGCATTGATTTTAAAATCCAGCTTAAACAACCT
This genomic interval from Desulfurella sp. contains the following:
- the pdxA gene encoding 4-hydroxythreonine-4-phosphate dehydrogenase PdxA, yielding MKNKPIIGISMGDASGISPEIIIKYFLYGKKGNFNIVVFGASNVFEFYKRLFKLDFKINAIDRLDDIKEEVLNVFNCTSSNPKEVAIGQIDKQSGKLAFESINYAIDMAISQKIDAYVSAPINKKAMNLAGFNYPGHTEILAQKTNTKKYVMMLGYRNFRVSLVTTHVSLRQVSDLVTKERVFNTILISHKDLIVKFGVKKPKILVCSLNPHNSENGMFGSQEELEIIPAVEQAKELGIDVVGSVAADTAFIPQNRKIYDLFVSMYHDQGLSVLKALYFDKSVNITLGLPIIRTSPDHGSAFDIAGKFIASFQSMQEAILQAYNMIKCTLKNR
- the rsmA gene encoding 16S rRNA (adenine(1518)-N(6)/adenine(1519)-N(6))-dimethyltransferase RsmA is translated as MYAKKSLGQHFLSEKNVVWRIVSLIIDESCEVLEIGPGKGALTEGLIKKGFNIDAIELDNDMVEYLKEKFSNYRNVNVIKSDATSFKLNKVYCVVGNLPYNVSKKIISNMIKQKDLIKKMVFMVQKEVAQTMIAKPNTKEYSKFSIFVQLFCKVRKVFDVEPSAFKPPPKVVSSVVELVPYDVSLFNTPIEEDFFDFLKILFAQPNKTVRNNI